From the genome of Burkholderia cepacia ATCC 25416:
TTTGTGGACCTCACCCACGTATCCTTCGATCGGGTTCCCGTCGGATGCCCGCACCAGCTTCGGCACGCGCCCGAGCGCCGCATGGTCGAACTTCGGCATGTCCGTGCTCATGCTGGCAGGTCCCTGCCATGAATGCCCGGCGGACTTCACGGTGAACTTTCCCGGGCACCCAAGCTCGATGTCGCTGCCGTGAAGTTTCAGGTAGGCACCACCGGATGTCGTAAAGACCACCTGGTCGTTCGCCATGCCGGTGATCTTTCCGTCGGCCGCTGTGAACTGGATGTTCTTCGCCGAATCGATCTGCGTATCGTCGTTCTGGCTTTGCAGCGTAACCTTGCCCTGGTTCGCGATCGCCGACACACCATCGCTGTGAGCGAACATCGCGACGCCGCGACCGCCGTGCAGGTTGATGCGCTGGCCGCTGGTCACCTGGACGTGCTGCTGAGCGACCTGATCGATGTTTTCGCCCGCGTACGTCACGTGGGTTTTCGGGGTGATAGCAACCGATCCGGCCTGCGCGCCGAAAGCCATCAGCGCCTGTGAGCCGCTCCCGGTGCCCGCTCCAGCTCCGGTGTTAGATGCTCCGCCGGCGGGCGTCCAGCTCTTGAACGCGGCGGCGACAGCCTGCTGGCCGGCAGTGTCTGTCGCTTGCCCTCCATGTTCACCGGCATAGTCGCCCAGCGACTTGAACAACTCGGTGCACTCGCCGAGCAGTTGCAGCAGCTCGTCACGATCAAGCTGCCCGCCGCTTGCCTGCGAGCGGGCATATGTTGTTAGCAAGATCCCTTGCGCGGCGCGCAGCGCTGCGGCCGCATCGGTGCGCAGCTCCGCACCCTCGCCGCGGCCCTTCCCTTGCCCGTCCTGGCGCGGTTGCGTGAGGAAACCCAAATTCAGTTGGGAATGAGCGTGCTCGCTCGCAAGTTGGCTGGAAATTTCTCCCGGCGTGTCGTCGAGCCGCAACTGGTTGTAACGCTGTCCCTTGATTTCCTTCGTCTTGATACCCGACACATATCGGTTGCCTGGCAGCGAACCGGTGTGCGTGAACGCCGCCGGCGGGTTCGCCCCGTTGCCGAGGACAGCGATGATCACCAACCGGTCTGGATCGCCCCCGATCGCGCCGAGCAGGACCTCCATACCGATGCGAGGCAGAAACGACGCACCGAACTGCGTGCCCGCGAGGCTCGACGCCACCCGGATCGGCGCGCTGTCGCCTGCGTTATCGTTCGTGCCGGCCCCTTGCGCATGAGAATGATCGGCAGGATCCAGGCCTTGGATCCTCACGTAGACCCGCCCGAGCTCGTCGGTCACAACCTCATCGCCGTCGCGCGTGACGATGACCCCGGTCAGCAAATGGACGGGTGGCAGGTCAATTCTGGGATCGTATGCCGGCGTAATCGGGACGCCGCGGCGCACGCACGTAAAGGTATTTTCGTAGCGCGTATCCGATTCAGCGGACGACGGGGCCAGTTGGGCCGGCGAAGGCGATACGAGGTTCTTGCTCGCAGCAAAGAGCTGCTGCACGCGTTCGGTCAGCCCCTTCGGGAGATTGTTCGAGACGTCGTGACGAATCGACGTGACGACGAACTGCCGCTTGTCGGCCGACAGCATGTCCAGGTCGGGGTCACCCGTCAGCGTGATC
Proteins encoded in this window:
- a CDS encoding type VI secretion system Vgr family protein, with the protein product MSISDTLSSFASGAVDWNRRPVALNFGRLQGTLGRLLALQHANVHEGLMTGIHGHLTCVSTRHDLPPKLFIGVPVSLRLVTDRGQLQMINAIVENVQVGQSDGELCVYQLTVCDALSLMNKRTNSRVFRKQSVVDVLTVMFNEWRQRSPALARAFEFDLSFLNRDRYPARELTRQVNEPDAAFVRRLLRREGISVFVKAGPAKGGSTSEDDTPVHTLVCCDNPDSLQEAPAGTVRLHPRDAGTEERDTVTLFALHARLVPGAASRPSWDYKKARIDESTVAGEVDQGDAGNDLATLLTDVAIDVPHAGDSWDDHDRLTRSRMLAHQFEAEQYDGASGIRDLAVGTWITLTGDPDLDMLSADKRQFVVTSIRHDVSNNLPKGLTERVQQLFAASKNLVSPSPAQLAPSSAESDTRYENTFTCVRRGVPITPAYDPRIDLPPVHLLTGVIVTRDGDEVVTDELGRVYVRIQGLDPADHSHAQGAGTNDNAGDSAPIRVASSLAGTQFGASFLPRIGMEVLLGAIGGDPDRLVIIAVLGNGANPPAAFTHTGSLPGNRYVSGIKTKEIKGQRYNQLRLDDTPGEISSQLASEHAHSQLNLGFLTQPRQDGQGKGRGEGAELRTDAAAALRAAQGILLTTYARSQASGGQLDRDELLQLLGECTELFKSLGDYAGEHGGQATDTAGQQAVAAAFKSWTPAGGASNTGAGAGTGSGSQALMAFGAQAGSVAITPKTHVTYAGENIDQVAQQHVQVTSGQRINLHGGRGVAMFAHSDGVSAIANQGKVTLQSQNDDTQIDSAKNIQFTAADGKITGMANDQVVFTTSGGAYLKLHGSDIELGCPGKFTVKSAGHSWQGPASMSTDMPKFDHAALGRVPKLVRASDGNPIEGYVGEVHKASGEIVNGQTDSAGTMAPIDHNQFEQVVVKFFKKDA